A stretch of the Mycobacterium shigaense genome encodes the following:
- a CDS encoding class I adenylate-forming enzyme family protein: MPQVIEIPRDHNPFDTTGVSRDTDGIPRYDELPATLLDMLACHVASHPDDEAVVEVGAGRLTYRQLWDRASRIAGGLCAAGVGPGDRVAVRHPAGIDWALAFWGTVMAGGIAVAVNTRSAQPEVDFVLADSGTRVDLAAHVPLPDGPPYVSERIDGADTAALFYTSGTTGHPKGVPTTHRAFLTNTENAVRCGGMPANVGAEFRTLVSVPLFHVTGCNTQLLVATRLGGAAVILPALNLEELIATLRTERISQLVTVPAIYSLILRHKGFATADVSGVRWVGYGGAPIAPSLVRSVKEAFGGATAFNGYGMTESASLMTVLPDRDAVGHADSVGYAVPSVDLGVVPGGDDPTVGELVARGANLTAGYWNRPEASRATFADGWLRTGDVVRVDAAGRVHIVDRLKDIINRGGENISSVEVEAVLLDAPNVADACVLAVPDDVMGEKVGAVLFGAEARIDVAAVLEHCRGQLADYKVPQYVTVVPDALPRNAGGKLLKAKLRAEVQWGAALR, translated from the coding sequence ATGCCTCAGGTGATCGAAATTCCGCGCGACCACAACCCGTTCGACACGACGGGCGTATCCCGCGACACCGATGGCATCCCGCGCTATGACGAGTTACCGGCCACGCTGCTGGACATGCTGGCCTGCCACGTCGCCAGCCACCCGGACGACGAGGCTGTGGTGGAGGTCGGCGCCGGCCGGTTGACCTACCGGCAGCTGTGGGACCGCGCGTCGCGCATCGCCGGTGGCCTGTGCGCGGCCGGCGTGGGCCCCGGCGACCGCGTCGCGGTCCGCCACCCCGCGGGCATCGACTGGGCGCTGGCCTTCTGGGGGACGGTGATGGCGGGCGGCATTGCGGTGGCGGTCAATACGCGCTCGGCGCAGCCCGAGGTCGATTTCGTGCTGGCCGATTCCGGGACCCGGGTAGACCTGGCCGCCCACGTACCGCTGCCCGACGGCCCACCGTATGTGAGCGAACGGATCGACGGCGCCGACACGGCCGCCCTGTTCTACACCTCGGGTACCACCGGTCACCCCAAGGGAGTGCCGACCACCCATCGGGCCTTCCTCACCAACACCGAGAACGCGGTGCGGTGCGGCGGAATGCCCGCTAATGTCGGCGCGGAATTTCGCACGCTCGTATCTGTGCCGCTGTTTCACGTAACCGGTTGCAACACGCAGCTTCTGGTGGCCACCAGGCTCGGTGGGGCCGCGGTGATCCTGCCGGCGCTGAACCTCGAGGAGTTGATCGCCACGTTGAGAACCGAACGCATCTCGCAGCTGGTGACGGTTCCAGCGATCTATTCACTGATTTTGCGGCACAAGGGCTTTGCGACCGCCGACGTCTCCGGCGTCCGTTGGGTCGGGTACGGCGGTGCGCCCATCGCCCCGTCGCTGGTTCGCTCGGTGAAGGAGGCGTTCGGCGGTGCGACCGCGTTCAACGGATACGGCATGACCGAGTCGGCCTCCCTGATGACCGTGCTGCCGGATCGGGACGCGGTCGGGCACGCCGACTCCGTCGGCTACGCGGTGCCTTCGGTGGATCTCGGCGTGGTCCCCGGCGGGGACGATCCCACCGTCGGCGAACTGGTGGCGCGCGGGGCCAACCTGACCGCCGGATACTGGAACCGGCCGGAGGCCTCGAGGGCGACCTTCGCGGACGGCTGGCTGCGCACCGGGGACGTCGTTCGCGTCGACGCCGCGGGCCGGGTGCACATCGTCGACCGGCTGAAGGACATCATCAACCGCGGCGGCGAGAACATCTCCAGCGTCGAGGTCGAGGCGGTGCTGCTGGATGCGCCCAACGTCGCGGACGCGTGCGTGCTGGCGGTGCCCGACGACGTGATGGGCGAAAAGGTCGGCGCCGTGCTGTTCGGTGCCGAAGCGCGGATCGACGTCGCGGCCGTCCTCGAGCACTGCCGCGGCCAGCTCGCGGACTACAAGGTTCCGCAGTACGTCACGGTGGTGCCGGATGCGTTGCCGCGCAACGCCGGCGGCAAGTTACTCAAGGCCAAGCTGCGCGCCGAGGTGCAGTGGGGCGCCGCGCTGCGATGA